The sequence below is a genomic window from Thermomicrobiales bacterium.
CAACGATCGCATCGAGCCAGTGCTGGATGGTCGATATTCGCCCGCTCGCGTCGAGTGGGGTGTGCAGGACGAGGACGCAGCAACCTTCAATCGCGGTGGCGGTCCTGATCGACGCCATATCAGACGCCGTCTTTTCATCCAGCGACTCTTCGCGGAATGACAGCGCGGCGTGTGCGGATGCGACAGTAACGCCAGCTCGATGCGCCTGCTCTGTGATGGCGCTTCCGCCATACGCTTGCAGTCGATTGGTCAGCATGACTTCGACCGCATCTGCACCAGCAGACCGAGCAATGCGAAGCGTTGTGCTGAGCGGATAAAACATGAGCGCGCCGACGGCGATGGACAGTTGCATGTGCAGAGTGGCCAGATCTACCAGGTGGATACACGGCGTAGCCGACTGGGCGCAGTGTAGCACTCGGCCCGACTATCGAACAGTATCCCTGGTCGGTTGAAACAGTCCTGTGATCGCTCGCTCGACAGCGACCTCAACAGCGCCGCACAGTTTCAGCACGCGGCTCGGCTCGGTCTCTCCGCGGGATGGTGCGGCCGTAAAGAACGTGTCGCCATCAACGAGCGTGTGCGCTGGGACAACGCACCGAGCTAGCGCATCGTGGGCCGCTATTCCGGCGCGTACCAGCGTCAGCTGGCTGACCGGCTCGCCGATCAGCACCGCGCCGATCGTCGTGTTTTCGCCTTCTGTCGCGCGCCCTGCTCCGCGCAGCAACGCTTCGCGCGATGGACGGGCGGTCGCGGGTGTTTCCGCGTCGCGGCTCAGCAGCGCGCCGGTTGCCGGATCGACGATGTCACCGGCGGCGTTCAGTGCGACGAGCGCGACGACATCTGTAGTATCGACGTGCGCGACACCGACACCGAGTCCACCTGCATGTGGCGTTAGGCCGCCCAGCTTCGCAACAGTCGCGCCAGCTCCGACACCTACGCGACCAGCGGATGAGGCCGCGGCGACTGCGCTCTGACAGGCGGCATAGCCGTCGTCGGAGGTCGGACGTCTGGGCGTTCCGACCGGCAGATCGAAGATCACTGCTCCGGCGACGATCGGTACCGGACCGGCACCGGTCGGGAATCCGCTGCCCTGTTCCTCGAGGTAGCGCATGACGCCATCGGCAGCTGCCAAACCGAACGCGCTGCCGCCGGTCAGCAGGATGGCGTTTACCTGCCCAACTGCTCGGCCCGGTCCGAGGAGATCGGTTTCGCGCGTTCCGGGCGCGCCGCCGCGAACATCCGCCCATGCCGGCACGAGCCCATCAAACAGAATGACCGTGCAGCCGGTGCGGTCGTCGTCATAGGTCGTATGGCCAACCCGATACCAGCTAGTTGACATCAATACTCAGCCCTCGCTCTGCAACTGTGACCGGTCCGTCGTACTCGCTCTGTGCGCGTGTGATCACCGAGGCTGGGTCGCGCTCGGACCAGAGATGCGTGAGGAACAAAGACTTCACACCGGCCAGGCGCGCGAGCCTGCCGGCGTCCTCTGGCGTCAAGTGGCCTCGTTCTGACGGTTGCGTGTCGCCGTGGTCGTCGAGCGTCGCTTCGATGATCGCGAGATCTGCGTGGCGCATCATCTCAATCAACGGCTCGATCGCCCCGGCATCAGCGGAGTAGGCAATGACGTGCCCTGATGACTCGAGTTCGACCCGCATGGCGTAGCAGGGTACGTAGTGTTGCGACCAGTGCATCGATATCGTGAGGTCGCCGAGGCGTATCAGCGATGCGTCGCCAAATTCGCGAATCGCAAACGTCGAAGCCCAAAACGCTGTCGGATCGTCTTCAGGGTCTGAGAGCGCGGCGGCGAGCTCGTGCAAGCGCTGTTCGACGTCGCGAGGCACCCAGAGCGGTATCGGCGCATCGAGACTTCCTGGACCGTAGATCAACCCATAGCGGTAGGGGATCAGATCAAGAACGTGATCCGAATGCCAATGGGAGAGAACGACGGCGGTGACGGAGTGGTAGTCGATGTGTTCGCGGAGCGTCGACAGCGTGTTTGGCCCGCAGTCGAGAAGGACGGCGGCTGCGTCTGACTCGATGAGATAAGAAGAGCATCCTTGCCCAGGGTTTGGCCATGCTGCCGCACCACCGAGGACCGTCAAGCGCAGGCTCACGGCGTGTTCGGCAATTCCGCGCGCTCGGCGTTGAGCACATCGAGATGAACGACATCGTTGATCATGTGGGCGACCGGCTTCGTGGTGGACAGCT
It includes:
- a CDS encoding P1 family peptidase yields the protein MSTSWYRVGHTTYDDDRTGCTVILFDGLVPAWADVRGGAPGTRETDLLGPGRAVGQVNAILLTGGSAFGLAAADGVMRYLEEQGSGFPTGAGPVPIVAGAVIFDLPVGTPRRPTSDDGYAACQSAVAAASSAGRVGVGAGATVAKLGGLTPHAGGLGVGVAHVDTTDVVALVALNAAGDIVDPATGALLSRDAETPATARPSREALLRGAGRATEGENTTIGAVLIGEPVSQLTLVRAGIAAHDALARCVVPAHTLVDGDTFFTAAPSRGETEPSRVLKLCGAVEVAVERAITGLFQPTRDTVR
- a CDS encoding MBL fold metallo-hydrolase, with the protein product MSLRLTVLGGAAAWPNPGQGCSSYLIESDAAAVLLDCGPNTLSTLREHIDYHSVTAVVLSHWHSDHVLDLIPYRYGLIYGPGSLDAPIPLWVPRDVEQRLHELAAALSDPEDDPTAFWASTFAIREFGDASLIRLGDLTISMHWSQHYVPCYAMRVELESSGHVIAYSADAGAIEPLIEMMRHADLAIIEATLDDHGDTQPSERGHLTPEDAGRLARLAGVKSLFLTHLWSERDPASVITRAQSEYDGPVTVAERGLSIDVN